A single genomic interval of Lathyrus oleraceus cultivar Zhongwan6 chromosome 7, CAAS_Psat_ZW6_1.0, whole genome shotgun sequence harbors:
- the LOC127105748 gene encoding uncharacterized protein LOC127105748 — translation MFMYGLPQALMNAIHCCFRFLYDKLMRPNGLDVSFGFLAPATVNLGLILSRPDTVTEYVLRILMDNKDAEKLFFIPFNTGGHWLLLAINPIREIVYYLDSLGNDWTTYPDMKVLIDTVLQAFRAQRDIQTSRRGANSITWIKVACPQQRNQIDCGYFMLRFMRDTLALGRLKIPTDYFDEFKCAFYTKDQVDEIKEEWCQFMIKLNVCS, via the exons ATGTTTATGTATGGACTACCGCAGGCCTTAATGAATGCCATACACTGTTGTTTTAG gtttttgtatgacaaattgatgcgccccaatggtttggacgtgtcattcggattcttagcacccgcgaccgtcaacttaggtttaatcttaagtagaccggataccgtgacggagtacgttcttcggatcctcatggacaataaagatgcggagaagttgttttttataccgtttaataccgg tggacattggttgttgctcgcaatcaatcctatccgagaaattgtgtattatcttgactcgttaggaaatgattggacaacatacccggatatgaaggtcctaattgacac cgtcctacaagcttttcgggcccaacgagatatccaaacctcaaggaggggcgccaactccattacatggattaaagtggcg tgtcctcaacaacgtaatcaaatagattgcgggtatttcatgttgaggtttatgcgagatactcttgctttgggccgattaaagattcccaccgat tactttgatgaattcaagtgtgcattttatacaaaggatcaagtggacgaaatcaaagaggagtggtgtcaattcatgataaagctcaatgtttgttcataa